In Marinicauda algicola, one DNA window encodes the following:
- a CDS encoding 16S rRNA (uracil(1498)-N(3))-methyltransferase: protein MSVEPRLYIDEPLSQGAEIALGKEAAHYLVTVMRRGEGAGVRLFNGRDGEWRAVVSQASRKSAVLGVEKQLREQASVPDLALYFAPVKRARTDFIVEKATELGAASITAVMTRRTIAETVRTDRLAANAKEAAEQTERLDLPAIGEPVALDRLLDGWDTNRKLVFCDEAGEEGEKPWGGQEGRARPMLEVLQEHRYAPPLAGELSRPQAVTEGADNAAAPPSALRATSSGGGGQQRWAILIGPEGGFDPGERELLRSKPFCIPVTLGPRILRADTAAAAALALWQAVLGDWNTSL from the coding sequence ATGAGTGTCGAACCGAGACTGTACATCGACGAGCCCCTGTCCCAAGGCGCCGAGATCGCGCTCGGCAAGGAGGCCGCTCACTATCTCGTGACCGTGATGCGCCGCGGCGAGGGGGCGGGCGTGCGCCTGTTCAACGGGCGCGACGGGGAGTGGCGCGCCGTGGTGAGCCAGGCCTCGCGCAAGTCGGCGGTGCTGGGCGTCGAGAAGCAGCTGCGCGAGCAGGCGAGCGTGCCCGACCTCGCCCTCTATTTCGCCCCCGTGAAGCGCGCGCGTACCGATTTCATCGTGGAAAAGGCGACCGAGCTCGGCGCGGCCTCCATCACCGCGGTGATGACGCGCCGCACGATCGCGGAGACGGTGCGCACCGACCGCCTCGCCGCCAACGCGAAGGAGGCCGCCGAGCAGACCGAGCGCCTCGATCTGCCGGCAATCGGCGAGCCGGTCGCGCTCGACCGCCTGCTCGACGGCTGGGACACGAACCGCAAGCTCGTTTTCTGCGACGAGGCCGGCGAGGAGGGCGAAAAGCCCTGGGGCGGGCAGGAGGGGCGCGCCCGGCCGATGCTCGAGGTGCTGCAGGAGCATCGATATGCTCCCCCGCTTGCCGGGGAGCTGTCGCGGCCGCAGGCCGTGACGGAGGGTGCGGACAACGCTGCAGCGCCCCCTTCGGCCCTTCGGGCCACGTCCTCAGGCGGGGGAGGGCAACAGCGCTGGGCCATCCTCATCGGCCCCGAAGGCGGGTTCGATCCGGGCGAGCGCGAGCTGCTGCGCTCCAAGCCCTTCTGCATCCCCGTCACCCTGGGTCCGCGCATCCTGCGGGCCGACACCGCGGCCGCCGCGGCGCTCGCCCTGTGGCAGGCGGTGCTGGGCGACTGGAACACGAGCCTGTGA
- a CDS encoding glutamate--cysteine ligase codes for MSGTYTAGGEGAPIQSKADLIAALAKGEKPREAWRIGTEHEKFGFTLEGHRPLPYDGDGPSVKKMLEGLTRFGWEPIFENGLVIALKRDGGSITLEPGGQFELSGAPLETLHQTCAEVNLHLREVRTVADEIGAGFLGLGFSPKWSLEETPMMPKARYEIMRDYMARVGTLGRQMMFRSCTVQTNLDFSSEADMAKKFRVSLALQPVATALFANSPFKDGGVHGWRSYRAHVWTDTDAARTGQLPFVFEEGFGYEHYVDWALDAPMYFVKRKGRFINAAGQSFRDFLKGELPALPGVIPTVEDWEDHLSTLFPEVRLKTFLEQRGADGGPWKRLCALPALWVGLLYDDAALDAAWDLVKDWTPEERAALRKDTAKRALQAEFRGGKVQDIALKVLDIAREGLKRRGRLNAHGEHEALFLDDLFDIARSGKSPADVLLERYYGEWNESVEPVFEACAY; via the coding sequence ATGAGCGGCACCTATACCGCAGGCGGCGAGGGCGCCCCGATCCAGTCCAAGGCCGATCTGATCGCGGCGCTCGCGAAGGGCGAGAAGCCGCGCGAGGCCTGGCGCATCGGCACCGAGCACGAGAAGTTCGGCTTCACGCTCGAAGGCCATCGCCCGCTGCCCTATGACGGCGACGGGCCCAGCGTGAAGAAGATGCTCGAGGGGCTCACCCGCTTCGGCTGGGAGCCGATCTTCGAGAACGGCCTCGTCATCGCGCTGAAGCGCGACGGCGGGTCCATCACGCTGGAACCGGGCGGCCAGTTCGAGCTGTCCGGCGCGCCGCTGGAAACCCTGCACCAGACCTGCGCGGAGGTGAACCTGCACCTGCGCGAGGTGAGGACCGTCGCCGACGAGATCGGCGCGGGCTTCCTGGGGCTCGGCTTCTCGCCGAAATGGTCGCTGGAAGAGACCCCGATGATGCCCAAGGCGCGCTACGAGATCATGCGCGACTACATGGCCAGGGTCGGCACGCTCGGGCGCCAGATGATGTTCCGCTCCTGCACGGTGCAGACCAATCTGGATTTCTCCTCCGAAGCCGACATGGCGAAGAAGTTCCGCGTCTCCCTCGCCTTGCAGCCCGTCGCGACCGCGCTCTTCGCCAACTCTCCCTTCAAGGACGGCGGCGTGCATGGCTGGCGCTCCTACCGCGCCCATGTGTGGACCGACACCGACGCCGCGCGCACCGGCCAGCTGCCCTTCGTGTTCGAGGAGGGCTTCGGCTACGAGCACTATGTCGACTGGGCCCTCGACGCGCCGATGTATTTCGTCAAGCGCAAGGGCCGCTTCATCAATGCGGCCGGCCAGAGCTTCCGCGACTTCCTGAAGGGCGAGCTGCCCGCGCTGCCCGGCGTCATTCCCACGGTCGAGGACTGGGAGGACCATCTCTCCACCCTCTTCCCCGAGGTGCGCCTGAAGACCTTCCTGGAACAGCGCGGCGCCGACGGCGGCCCGTGGAAGCGCCTGTGCGCGCTGCCCGCCCTGTGGGTCGGCCTCCTTTACGACGACGCCGCGCTCGATGCCGCCTGGGACCTGGTGAAGGACTGGACGCCCGAGGAACGCGCCGCCCTCAGGAAGGACACCGCGAAGCGCGCCCTGCAGGCCGAATTCCGCGGCGGCAAGGTGCAGGACATCGCCCTGAAGGTCCTCGACATCGCCCGCGAGGGGCTGAAGCGCCGCGGCAGGCTCAACGCCCACGGCGAGCACGAAGCCCTCTTCCTCGACGACCTCTTCGACATCGCCAGAAGCGGCAAGTCCCCCGCCGACGTCCTGCTGGAGCGGTATTACGGCGAATGGAACGAGAGCGTGGAGCCGGTGTTCGAGGCGTGCGCGTATTAG
- a CDS encoding S9 family peptidase, giving the protein MNVFARAALAAGALAVCAPALAQAQDRLDFADIFSLEMAADPRIAPDGSRVVYQRRSNDIMTDQTVSALWLVDYDGSDHRPLVAGEGNHTSPRWSPDGASIAFVTSHENKTRLMMVDVASGRTAPLATLPTGAGNLSWSPDGAWLAYTAFVPGQGTQVDIGLPAKPPGAEWAEPALVDETVMYEFDGVGEIRDGAQQVFVISSQGGAPRQLTELEPGNVSGLEWSPDGAEIFFSFGGNQALNFDFGQSNIHAVPARGGETRQVTDFNGPEGAPDLSPDGETLAYLGYENVRTSNQDNRLFLMDLDTGERRQLLSDLDRGIDQAVWDASGDGLWIRYDDRGETVLAFVTTGGRLTELTDRLGGTTFGRPYTSGSFSVSDNGRYTATIGAPADLSNVGVGRRRGDVEVITDLNGDVLGQRDLARIEEITWESPADGREIQGWIAYPPGFDETRDYPLILEIHGGPHTAYGPQFSGEVQLFAAAGYVVLYTNPRGSTSYGEEFSNLIDKAYPGQDVDDLLSGVDAVVARGFVDEDRLFVTGGSGGGVLTAEIIGNDHRFAAAAVAKPVINWTSFVLAADIGPMIWPYWFGELPWENPEIYWERSPLSHVGDVETPTLVLVGAEDRRTPVFESEQYYNALQIRGIESRLVRIPGAFHGIADSRPSRLLQKVGHILAWFEEHDPGAEE; this is encoded by the coding sequence ATGAATGTCTTCGCGCGCGCCGCCCTGGCTGCCGGCGCCCTTGCCGTCTGCGCCCCCGCCCTCGCCCAGGCGCAGGACCGGCTGGACTTCGCCGACATCTTCTCCCTGGAGATGGCCGCCGATCCGCGGATCGCCCCGGACGGAAGCCGGGTGGTCTACCAGCGCCGCTCCAACGACATCATGACCGACCAGACGGTTTCCGCCCTCTGGCTGGTCGATTACGACGGCTCCGATCACCGCCCGCTCGTCGCCGGGGAGGGCAACCACACGAGCCCGCGCTGGTCGCCGGACGGGGCGAGCATCGCCTTCGTCACGAGCCACGAGAACAAGACGCGCCTGATGATGGTCGACGTGGCGAGCGGCCGGACGGCCCCGCTCGCCACCCTGCCGACCGGAGCGGGCAATCTTTCCTGGTCGCCGGACGGGGCCTGGCTCGCCTATACCGCCTTCGTGCCGGGCCAGGGCACGCAGGTCGATATCGGCCTGCCCGCCAAGCCGCCCGGAGCGGAATGGGCCGAGCCCGCCCTCGTCGACGAGACGGTGATGTACGAGTTCGACGGGGTCGGCGAGATCCGCGACGGGGCGCAGCAGGTCTTCGTCATCTCTTCGCAGGGCGGCGCGCCGCGCCAGCTGACCGAACTCGAACCCGGCAATGTCTCGGGCCTGGAATGGAGCCCGGACGGCGCGGAGATCTTCTTCTCCTTCGGCGGGAACCAGGCCCTCAACTTCGATTTCGGCCAGTCGAACATCCACGCCGTCCCCGCACGCGGCGGCGAAACGCGCCAGGTCACCGATTTCAACGGCCCGGAAGGCGCGCCCGATCTCTCGCCCGACGGGGAGACGCTCGCCTATCTCGGCTACGAGAACGTGCGCACCTCAAACCAGGACAACCGGCTTTTCCTGATGGACCTCGACACCGGCGAGCGCCGCCAGCTCCTCTCCGATCTCGACCGGGGCATCGACCAGGCGGTGTGGGACGCGTCCGGCGACGGGCTGTGGATCCGCTATGACGACCGGGGCGAGACCGTGCTCGCCTTCGTGACCACCGGCGGGCGCCTGACCGAACTGACCGACCGGCTCGGCGGGACGACGTTCGGGCGGCCCTACACCTCGGGCAGCTTCTCGGTGTCGGACAACGGGCGCTATACCGCCACGATCGGCGCTCCGGCCGACCTGTCCAACGTGGGCGTCGGGCGCCGCCGCGGCGATGTCGAGGTGATCACCGATCTCAACGGCGACGTGCTGGGCCAGCGCGATCTCGCCCGCATCGAGGAGATCACCTGGGAAAGCCCGGCCGACGGGCGCGAGATCCAGGGCTGGATCGCCTACCCGCCGGGCTTCGACGAAACCCGGGACTATCCGCTGATCCTGGAGATCCACGGCGGACCGCACACCGCCTACGGGCCGCAATTCTCCGGCGAGGTCCAGCTCTTCGCCGCCGCGGGCTATGTCGTGCTCTACACCAATCCGCGCGGCTCGACCTCCTATGGCGAGGAATTCTCCAACCTGATCGACAAGGCCTATCCGGGACAGGACGTGGACGATCTTCTCTCCGGCGTCGACGCCGTCGTGGCGCGCGGCTTCGTCGACGAGGACCGCCTGTTCGTCACCGGCGGCTCGGGCGGGGGCGTGCTGACCGCCGAGATCATCGGCAACGACCACCGCTTCGCCGCCGCAGCGGTCGCGAAGCCCGTGATCAACTGGACGAGCTTCGTGCTCGCCGCCGATATCGGCCCGATGATCTGGCCCTACTGGTTCGGCGAGCTGCCCTGGGAGAACCCGGAGATCTACTGGGAGCGCTCGCCGCTCTCCCATGTCGGAGATGTCGAGACCCCGACCCTGGTGCTCGTCGGCGCCGAGGACCGGCGCACCCCCGTCTTCGAGTCCGAGCAGTACTACAACGCGCTGCAGATCCGCGGCATCGAGAGCCGGCTGGTGCGCATCCCGGGCGCCTTTCACGGCATCGCCGATTCGCGCCCCTCGCGTCTGCTGCAGAAGGTCGGGCACATCCTGGCCTGGTTCGAGGAGCACGATCCGGGGGCGGAGGAGTAG
- a CDS encoding TonB-dependent receptor has translation MPRRLGGRSGRGDLAGLAQDPAPTTGEVVRDVILVTATKRPEGVDVQDAPVAVTAYSGELIDALNVRDLEDLSYYAPNIQLEDIGTSEGIANFSIRGLGVNSSIPSIDPTVGVFLDGMYLGINSGVILDTWDLEAVEVLRGPQGILFGRNVTGGAVLVRTTTPTDEFRWSARAAVESGLNTFLSGVVSGPLSETFSAKLALYGNWDEGYHENLFDGSEHGEGHTYLVRPAFAFRPNDSFETILRLEYGEGETDGPASQNHVNGLGIGGLFPRDSHRFSIDETGFATSEWFNVINETNLDVAFGNGTITNIFGWRDYQGESLGDIDATPSFLFHAPASVDQEQWSNELRYAGTFGSVDVTAGLFYFEQELGYVEQRLLLFGLLNLIGGGSVDTESFGAFTQFDWNVNENLIVSVGGRYSEESKDARVQTLLPAALPFVDCEVTVGCSSADFVDSDEWDSFSPKIGVQYFFDENTNIYGFWTQGFRSGGYNLRNTNPAFTPGPFDQEQVDSFEAGLKTDFADGLGRLNLAVFHNDISDMQREVNLASSATAVVQIIRNTADATIQGFEGELTFQLADNLVFLGSLGYVDGDYDSVLFDISGDGVVDETDLNLDIPRLAPWTYNLGLVHDLRLEDWGTLVSRVNYSYRDEAAYTDNNLGFFDEANILDVVFTFQMNDGRTEFSIYGRNVLDEVTYGNDTQLPATLGPVPLGGTFSPLDKGKIWGVELRLRN, from the coding sequence GTGCCTCGCCGCCTCGGCGGGCGTTCTGGCCGCGGCGATCTCGCCGGTCTTGCGCAGGACCCCGCGCCGACGACCGGCGAAGTCGTCCGCGACGTCATCCTGGTCACCGCCACCAAGCGGCCGGAGGGCGTCGACGTGCAGGATGCGCCGGTCGCCGTCACCGCCTATAGCGGCGAGCTGATCGATGCGCTGAACGTGCGCGATCTCGAGGACCTGAGCTATTACGCCCCGAACATCCAGCTGGAGGATATCGGCACCTCGGAGGGGATCGCGAACTTCTCCATCCGCGGCCTCGGGGTGAACTCCTCGATCCCCTCCATCGACCCGACCGTGGGCGTGTTCCTGGACGGCATGTATCTCGGCATCAACAGCGGGGTGATCCTGGACACCTGGGACCTCGAGGCCGTCGAGGTGCTGCGCGGTCCCCAGGGCATCCTGTTCGGACGCAACGTGACCGGCGGCGCCGTGCTGGTGCGCACCACCACCCCGACCGACGAGTTCCGCTGGAGTGCGCGCGCCGCGGTGGAGAGCGGGCTGAACACCTTCCTGTCCGGCGTCGTCTCCGGGCCGCTCTCGGAGACCTTCAGCGCCAAGCTCGCCCTCTACGGCAACTGGGACGAGGGCTATCACGAGAACCTGTTCGACGGCTCCGAGCACGGCGAGGGTCACACCTATCTGGTGCGCCCGGCCTTCGCCTTCCGTCCGAACGACAGTTTCGAGACCATACTGCGCCTGGAATACGGGGAGGGCGAGACCGACGGCCCGGCCTCGCAGAACCACGTCAACGGCCTCGGCATCGGCGGGCTGTTCCCGCGTGACAGCCACCGCTTCTCGATCGACGAGACCGGCTTCGCCACGAGCGAATGGTTCAACGTGATCAACGAGACCAATCTCGACGTCGCGTTCGGCAACGGCACGATCACCAACATCTTCGGCTGGCGCGACTACCAGGGCGAGAGCCTGGGCGATATCGACGCCACCCCGTCCTTCCTGTTCCACGCCCCGGCCTCGGTCGACCAGGAGCAGTGGTCCAACGAGCTGCGCTATGCCGGCACGTTCGGCAGCGTCGACGTCACGGCGGGCCTGTTCTACTTCGAACAGGAGCTCGGCTATGTCGAGCAGCGCCTCCTCCTGTTCGGCCTGCTCAACCTGATCGGCGGCGGCTCGGTGGATACCGAGAGCTTCGGCGCGTTCACCCAGTTCGACTGGAACGTGAACGAGAACCTCATCGTGTCGGTCGGCGGGCGCTACTCCGAGGAGAGCAAGGACGCGCGCGTCCAGACGCTCCTGCCGGCCGCCCTGCCTTTCGTGGACTGCGAGGTCACGGTGGGATGCAGCTCGGCCGACTTCGTGGACTCCGACGAATGGGATTCCTTCTCGCCCAAGATCGGCGTGCAGTATTTCTTCGACGAGAACACGAACATCTACGGTTTCTGGACCCAGGGCTTCCGCAGCGGCGGCTACAATCTGCGCAACACGAACCCGGCCTTCACGCCCGGCCCGTTCGACCAGGAGCAGGTGGATTCCTTCGAGGCCGGCCTGAAGACCGACTTCGCCGATGGCCTCGGCCGGCTCAATCTCGCGGTGTTCCACAACGACATCAGCGACATGCAGCGCGAGGTGAACCTCGCCAGCTCCGCGACCGCCGTCGTGCAGATCATTCGCAACACGGCGGACGCGACGATCCAGGGCTTCGAGGGCGAGCTCACCTTCCAGCTCGCCGACAACCTCGTCTTCCTGGGCTCGCTCGGCTATGTCGACGGCGATTACGACAGCGTCCTGTTCGACATCTCCGGCGACGGGGTGGTCGACGAGACCGACCTCAATCTCGACATCCCGCGCCTGGCTCCCTGGACCTACAATCTCGGCCTGGTCCACGACCTGCGGCTGGAGGACTGGGGCACGCTGGTCAGCCGGGTGAACTACAGCTATCGCGACGAGGCGGCCTATACCGACAACAATCTGGGATTCTTCGACGAGGCCAACATCCTCGACGTGGTCTTCACCTTCCAGATGAATGACGGCCGCACCGAGTTCTCGATCTACGGCCGCAACGTCCTGGACGAGGTGACCTACGGCAACGACACCCAGCTTCCCGCCACGCTCGGGCCCGTTCCACTCGGCGGCACGTTCTCGCCGCTCGACAAGGGCAAGATCTGGGGCGTGGAGCTGCGCCTGAGGAACTAG
- a CDS encoding TonB-dependent receptor, whose protein sequence is MTSRTSRTLLMAAVSSFALAGVANAQAPETGQGDRRVVDVITVTAQQREESVQDVPLSIGAYDEGALESAGVQDIKDLISIAPGLMVTSTQAETITTARIRGVGTVGDNFGLESSVGVYIDGVFRARNGVGFGDLGELERIEVLRGPQGTLFGKNTSAGVLNIVTAEPEFTPGGSLEYTYGEYNYNRIAGHVTGPLVEDKLAFRLFGVSGQRDGFTDLVIEQGGTARTTESETQDYYSFRGQLLWTPNAQVEGRIIADYTERDELCCSAVQWDYTAAAAAFVNSVGGQVLQPADPDRRLAFANRDYQQDVEDWGISAEFDFDLDLGTLTSVTAFRNWSNQRSQDIDYSSADIAYRDFDNNFTDLERFSQEFRLQGVNGDLDWLVGAFYSREDLHLGDAIQFGTDWEPFLGRLLTAGSVPPLGTPAGVSATLSALTGGAIAIPPGSAIPGGTGVNQDIYDQTATSWALFTHNTYQLTDRFALTGGLRYTREEKEVTASFSTNSPLACAALEGAFGFDPVTGFVTFATGAGLPASTIQGGATAIGNICLPYARSGLDQTGYDQERSDEEVSGTLRATYDLTDEVMTYAGYSRGFKAGGFNLDRQFNGPIDPALGYTDVDTSFAPEIIDAYEAGFKSTLAGGALQLNANLFYQEIQDFQLNTFNGIAFVVESVDESTSRGVELDFQYATPVDGLDISGGYAYVDATYDEVNTGDPLVDAIEGKNLSLSPEHFLTGQVIYERPITANLNGLFSIDARYVSEYNTGSDLDPEKVQDAFTLVNARLGVSTNTGWSVELWGRNLTDETYAQVAIDAFAQGRRAGAGTSNDPRATASYDAFLGAPRTWGITVAKEW, encoded by the coding sequence ATGACGTCTCGTACTTCCCGCACGCTTCTCATGGCGGCGGTCTCCTCGTTCGCGCTCGCTGGCGTGGCGAACGCACAGGCCCCCGAAACCGGGCAGGGCGACCGGCGCGTCGTCGACGTGATCACGGTCACGGCCCAGCAGCGCGAGGAGAGCGTACAGGACGTGCCGCTCTCGATCGGCGCCTATGACGAGGGCGCGCTGGAGAGCGCCGGCGTGCAGGACATCAAGGACCTCATCTCGATCGCCCCGGGCCTGATGGTGACCTCCACCCAGGCCGAGACCATCACCACCGCGCGCATCCGCGGCGTCGGCACGGTGGGCGACAATTTCGGCCTCGAGAGCTCGGTCGGCGTGTATATCGACGGCGTGTTCCGCGCCCGCAACGGGGTCGGCTTCGGCGATCTCGGCGAGCTGGAACGCATCGAGGTGCTGCGCGGGCCCCAGGGCACGCTGTTCGGCAAGAACACCTCGGCCGGCGTGCTCAACATCGTCACCGCCGAGCCCGAATTCACGCCCGGCGGCTCGCTCGAGTACACCTACGGGGAATACAACTACAATCGCATCGCCGGTCACGTGACCGGTCCGCTCGTCGAGGACAAGCTCGCCTTCCGCCTGTTCGGCGTGTCCGGCCAGCGCGACGGCTTCACCGATCTCGTGATCGAGCAGGGCGGAACGGCCCGCACCACCGAGTCCGAGACCCAGGACTACTACTCCTTCCGCGGCCAGCTGCTCTGGACCCCGAACGCGCAGGTCGAGGGCCGCATCATCGCCGACTACACCGAGCGCGATGAGCTGTGCTGCTCGGCCGTGCAGTGGGACTACACCGCGGCCGCGGCCGCCTTCGTCAATTCGGTGGGCGGCCAGGTGCTGCAGCCGGCCGATCCGGACCGGCGCCTCGCCTTCGCCAATCGCGACTACCAGCAGGACGTGGAGGACTGGGGCATCTCGGCGGAGTTCGATTTCGATCTCGACCTCGGCACGCTGACCTCGGTGACCGCCTTCCGCAACTGGTCCAACCAGCGCAGCCAGGACATCGACTATTCCAGCGCCGACATCGCCTATCGCGATTTCGACAACAACTTCACCGATCTTGAGCGCTTCAGCCAGGAATTCCGCCTGCAGGGCGTCAATGGCGATCTCGACTGGCTCGTCGGTGCGTTCTACTCGCGCGAGGACCTGCATCTGGGCGACGCCATCCAGTTCGGCACCGATTGGGAACCCTTCCTCGGCCGTCTGCTGACCGCCGGCTCGGTTCCCCCGCTCGGCACCCCGGCCGGCGTCTCCGCGACGCTGTCGGCGCTGACCGGCGGCGCGATCGCCATCCCGCCGGGCTCGGCCATTCCCGGCGGCACCGGCGTGAACCAGGACATCTACGACCAGACCGCCACGAGCTGGGCGCTGTTCACCCACAACACCTACCAGCTCACCGACCGCTTCGCGCTGACGGGGGGCTTGCGCTACACCCGCGAGGAGAAGGAGGTCACGGCCTCGTTCTCGACCAATTCCCCGCTGGCCTGCGCCGCGCTGGAAGGCGCCTTCGGCTTCGATCCGGTCACCGGATTCGTGACCTTCGCGACGGGAGCCGGCCTGCCGGCCTCGACGATCCAGGGCGGGGCGACCGCGATCGGGAATATCTGCCTGCCCTATGCCCGTTCGGGCCTGGATCAGACCGGCTACGACCAGGAGCGCTCCGACGAGGAGGTCTCCGGCACGCTGCGCGCGACCTACGACCTGACCGACGAGGTCATGACCTATGCCGGCTATTCGCGCGGCTTCAAGGCGGGTGGTTTCAACCTCGACCGCCAGTTCAACGGTCCGATCGATCCGGCCCTCGGCTATACCGACGTGGACACCTCGTTCGCGCCGGAAATCATCGACGCCTACGAGGCCGGCTTCAAGTCGACGCTCGCCGGCGGCGCGCTGCAGCTCAACGCCAACCTGTTCTACCAGGAGATCCAGGACTTCCAGCTCAACACCTTCAACGGCATCGCCTTCGTGGTGGAGAGCGTGGACGAATCCACCTCGCGCGGCGTGGAGCTGGACTTCCAGTACGCCACCCCGGTCGACGGGCTCGATATCTCGGGCGGCTACGCCTATGTCGACGCCACCTATGACGAGGTGAACACGGGCGATCCGCTGGTCGACGCGATCGAGGGCAAGAACCTGTCGCTCTCGCCGGAGCATTTCCTGACCGGCCAGGTGATCTACGAGCGTCCGATCACGGCCAACCTCAACGGCCTGTTCTCGATCGATGCCCGCTACGTGTCGGAATACAACACCGGTTCCGACCTCGATCCGGAGAAGGTCCAGGACGCCTTCACCCTGGTCAATGCGCGTCTCGGCGTGTCGACGAACACCGGCTGGTCGGTCGAGCTGTGGGGCCGCAATCTCACCGACGAGACCTACGCCCAGGTCGCGATCGACGCCTTCGCCCAGGGCCGCCGGGCCGGGGCGGGCACGTCCAACGACCCGCGGGCCACGGCCTCCTACGATGCCTTCCTGGGCGCGCCGCGCACCTGGGGCATCACCGTGGCCAAGGAATGGTAG
- a CDS encoding YncE family protein, which translates to MAMSKFAAGLLAGALLAGGFAGLRAWQEARYGTGPVESAAPVAGPSREIAFVANAVGGTVTLIDIASAETLGEIDVLADGRRPGLLRDPLQFLAQGRVEAEGGLNYAQDSDLSRDGRVLFVSRGHLGDVAAFDIASGAILWRTPVAGLRADHMAISPDGERLYVSTLIYSGDVVEVLDTRDGARIGRFTAGRWPHDVHVSPDGAQVYVASLGEMTAPLAGRGEQDHAYTVTLADAASLEVRERFAFEAGVRPFQVTADGNRLYAQLSNAHALIAYDLSTAEVTDRLELPVAAGVTEADWDFEAPHHGLALTPDEATLCVAARASDYAGLVSAPELSLIAAVPVGDGPSWAALSLDGGICVLANNRSDDVSLVSLAGRAEIARLPAGRGPKHVTVGRVPEDTLAAFGG; encoded by the coding sequence ATGGCGATGTCGAAATTCGCGGCCGGACTGCTGGCCGGGGCGCTCCTCGCGGGCGGGTTTGCCGGCCTGCGGGCCTGGCAGGAGGCACGCTACGGGACCGGACCGGTTGAGTCCGCGGCCCCGGTCGCCGGACCGTCCCGAGAGATCGCCTTCGTCGCCAATGCCGTGGGCGGGACCGTCACCCTGATCGACATCGCCTCCGCCGAAACCCTCGGCGAGATCGACGTTCTTGCCGACGGTCGGCGGCCCGGGCTGCTGCGCGATCCGCTGCAGTTCCTCGCGCAGGGACGCGTGGAAGCCGAAGGCGGGCTGAACTATGCCCAGGATAGCGACCTGTCGCGCGACGGGCGGGTGCTGTTCGTCTCGCGCGGCCATCTCGGCGACGTCGCGGCCTTCGACATCGCGAGCGGGGCGATCCTCTGGCGCACGCCGGTCGCGGGCCTGCGCGCCGACCACATGGCGATCTCGCCGGACGGCGAGCGGCTCTACGTCTCCACCCTGATCTATTCCGGCGACGTCGTGGAGGTGCTCGACACGCGGGACGGGGCGAGGATCGGGCGCTTCACCGCCGGGCGCTGGCCGCACGACGTGCATGTCTCGCCCGACGGCGCGCAGGTCTATGTCGCGAGCCTCGGGGAGATGACCGCCCCGCTCGCCGGGCGCGGCGAACAGGACCACGCCTACACGGTCACGCTCGCCGATGCGGCGAGCCTCGAGGTGCGCGAGCGCTTCGCTTTCGAGGCGGGCGTGCGCCCCTTCCAGGTCACGGCGGACGGGAACCGGCTCTATGCCCAGCTGTCCAACGCGCACGCCCTGATCGCCTACGATCTCTCGACCGCCGAGGTGACGGACCGGCTCGAACTGCCGGTCGCCGCGGGCGTGACCGAGGCCGACTGGGATTTCGAGGCGCCCCATCACGGCCTCGCCCTCACCCCCGACGAGGCGACGCTGTGCGTCGCGGCACGCGCCTCGGACTATGCCGGGCTCGTCTCGGCGCCGGAGCTGTCGCTGATCGCGGCGGTGCCGGTGGGCGATGGCCCGAGCTGGGCGGCGCTGTCCCTCGATGGCGGCATCTGCGTGCTCGCCAACAATCGCAGCGACGATGTCTCGCTGGTGTCCCTTGCCGGACGCGCCGAGATCGCGCGCCTGCCCGCCGGGCGCGGGCCGAAGCACGTCACGGTGGGGCGGGTGCCCGAGGACACGCTCGCCGCTTTCGGCGGCTGA